The Neoarius graeffei isolate fNeoGra1 chromosome 7, fNeoGra1.pri, whole genome shotgun sequence genome includes a region encoding these proteins:
- the myoz1a gene encoding myozenin-1a yields MPLAGTPAPPNKRKRTAKIITDLSHITQNEYESEPEASEFDLGTKISTPKDIMLEELSLLKNKGSKMFKMRQLRVEKFIYENNPDVFNSDSMDNFQKFVPGIGGQMVDVGGRLVGGRLVGGRLVGGQIVGGQIVGGGGHAPVPPPKPGSRGTGAGSGAGGTAGGVGAGASKSAESSADGSQSAESAQATALAKEKKRKEYVKTYVSPWEKAMKGNEVLISTMKPYMPGPCVHGDQPKYKCFNRTALPYGGFEKACQLMTFQLPDIEAAAEESEPAVVYHHDIHSRPSFNRTPIGWVGSGDTSTIHLHIDTMPFDGETDEL; encoded by the exons ATGCCTCTCGCTGGAACACCTGCCCCTCCCAACAAGAGGAAAAGAACTGCTAAAATCATCACTGACCTGTCACATATCACTCAGAATG AGTACGAGTCAGAGCCTGAGGCCTCCGAGTTTGACTTGGGGACAAAGATCAGTACACCCAAAGACATAATGCTGGAAGAGCTGTCCCTGCTCAAAAACAAGGGCTCCAAGATGTTCAAAATGAGGCAGCTCCGTGTGGAGAAGTTCATCTACGAAAATAACCCTGACGTTTTCAACAGTGACTCTATG GATAATTTCCAGAAGTTTGTCCCTGGCATTGGGGGACAAATGGTAGATGTTGGTGGACGTCTTGTTGGTGGACGTCTTGTTGGTGGACGTCTTGTTGGTGGACAGATAGTTGGTGGACAGATAGTTGGTGGAGGTGGGCATGCACCTGTGCCTCCTCCCAAACCAGGAAGCCGGGGTACAGGGGCAGGAAGTGGTGCAGGAGGAACAGCTGGCGGAGTGGGTGCAGGGGCAAGCAAGAGTGCCGAGTCATCAGCTGATGGCTCACAGA GCGCAGAAAGTGCTCAGGCTACTGCTTTAgcaaaagagaagaaaagaaaggagTATGTGAAGACGTATGTATCACCCTGGGAAAAGGCCATGAAGGGCAATGAAGTACTTATATCTACTATGAAGCCATACATGCCAGGACCCTGTGTTCATGGAGACCAGCCCAAATATAAGTGTTTTAACAG GACGGCTTTGCCCTATGGGGGCTTTGAGAAAGCTTGTCAGCTGATGACCTTCCAGCTGCCGGATATCGAGGCAGCAGCAGAGGAGTCGGAGCCTGCAGTGGTGTACCACCATGACATACATTCAAGACCCTCCTTTAACCGCACTCCCATCGGCTGGGTGGGCAGCGGAGACACAAGCACCATCCACCTGCACATTGATACCATGCCATTTGATGGGGAGACTGATGAGCTGTGA